The Lolium perenne isolate Kyuss_39 unplaced genomic scaffold, Kyuss_2.0 unplaced48, whole genome shotgun sequence genome includes a region encoding these proteins:
- the LOC139834392 gene encoding large ribosomal subunit protein uL2cz/uL2cy-like, whose product MESHPSSIHNELRKKERRILNNTAKHLYKTPIPSTRKGTVDRQVKSNPRNNLIHGRHRCGKGRNSRGIITARHRGGGHKRLYRKIDFRRNQKDISGRIVTIEYDPNRNAYICLIHYGDGEKRYILHPRGAIIGDTIVSGTKVPISMGNALPLKSTSTDMPLGTAMHNIEITRGRGGQLARAAGAVAKLIAKEGKSATLRLPSGEVRLVSQNCLATVGQVGNVGVNQKSLGRAGSKCWLGKRPVVRGVVMNPVDHPHGGGEGKAPIGRKKPTTPWGYPALGRRTRKRKKYSDSFILRRRK is encoded by the exons ATGGAATCTCATCCATCATCCATACATAACGAATTG AGAAAAAAAGAAAGGAGAATACTTAATAATACGGCGAAACATTTATACAAAACACCTATCCCGAGCACACGCAAGGGAACCGTAGACAGGCAAGTGAAATCCAATCCACGAAATAATTTGATCCATGGACGACACCGTTGTGGTAAAGGTCGTAATTCCAGAGGAATCATTACCGCAAGGCATAGAGGGGGAGGTCATAAGCGCCTATACCGTAAAATAGATTTTAGACGGAATCAAAAAGACATATCTGGTAGAATCGTAACCATAGAATACGACCCTAATCGAAATGCATACATTTGTCTCATACACTATGGGGATGGTGAGAAGAGATATATTTTACATCCCAGAGGGGCTATAATTGGAGATACTATTGTTTCTGGTACAAAAGTTCCTATATCAATGGGAAATGCCCTACCTTTGA AATCTACTTCAACCGATATGCCCTTAGGCACGGCCATGCATAACATAGAAATCACACGTGGAAGGGGTGGGCAATTAGCTAGAGCAGCAGGTGCTGTAGCGAAACTGATTGCAAAAGAGGGTAAATCGGCCACTTTAAGATTACCATCTGGGGAGGTCCGTTTAGTATCCCAAAACTGCTTAGCAACAGTCGGACAAGTGGGTAATGTTGGGGTGAACCAAAAAAGTTTGGGTAGAGCCGGATCTAAGTGTTGGCTAGGTAAACGACCCGTAGTAAGAGGGGTAGTTATGAACCCTGTGGACCACCCCCATGGGGGCGGTGAAGGGAAAGCCCCCATTGGTAGAAAAAAACCCACAACCCCTTGGGGTTATCCTGCGCTTGGAAGAAGAACTAGGAAAAGGAAAAAATATAGCGATAGTTTTATTCTTCGTCGCCGTAAGTAA